A stretch of Carnobacterium iners DNA encodes these proteins:
- a CDS encoding PolC-type DNA polymerase III has translation MSLNPEELFQKLLEQIGLKNTIEYQPYFKKGEIKKVTVHKTSKIWHFNLSFEDVLPFEVYQLFIEKLQLTFSSIATIEVSIEAINPKITIEKLEQYWPSVVKKSGVSSPLCNRAFQEQLPLLSGKKILFLVENEVVKGHLTNQYLPPVEIAYQSLGFPLFKIEPTIDEESYNKKIAEFKSKKEEADELLSIRAGENLKKAEEEKKYNKEKGIENIAKGPIVLGRKIADKEEIKQMDQVIEEERRVTIEGYVFDVEIRVLRSERQLLIVKITDYSSSFTVKKFSNTPEDEAAFAAIKKGMWVKARGSVQEDNFMRDLVLNAQDISESFHEERKDLASQGDKRVEMHLHSNMSQMDATNNITDLVAQAAKWGHPAVAITDHAGAQSFPDAFRAGQKHGIKILYGIEANIVDDGIPIAYHPSDRELAEATYVVFDVETTGLSAVYNKIIELSAVKMYKGNVIEKFEHFIDPGHPLSQTTINLTGITDEMVRGSKTEKEVLLLFEDFAKNHILVAHNASFDMGFLNTSNARQELAENVNPVIDTLELSRFLHPQLKSHRLNTLAKKYGVALEQHHRAIYDAESTGYLCWLFLKEAEEDHQIVNHNQLNDRIGEGDSYKRARPFHSTIIATTQIGLKNLFKLVSLSMTQYFFRTARIPRSELIKLREGLIVGSACNQGEVFEAMMQKGVEEAEKKAKFYDFIEVMPKEVYAPLLEQELVNSEKDLEDIIRNLVQIGEELNKPVVATGNVHYLNPEDYIYRKILINSQGGANPLNRSELPKVHFRTTEDMLEAFSFLGKSTAHKIVVENTQMIAESVEEMTPVKTELYTPKIEGSEEEIRKLSYDEAHRLYGNPLPDIIEKRIEKELTSIIGNGFSVIYLISQKLVHKSLSEGYLVGSRGSVGSSFVATMTGITEVNPMPPHYRCPKCKYSKFFTDGSVGSGYDLPEETCPNCQIRLHKDGHDIPFETFLGFNGDKVPDIDLNFSGDYQSKAHDYTKVLFGEEYVFRAGTIGTVADRTAFGYVKAYERDQNLTFRAAEIDRLAKGSTGVKRTTGQHPGGIIVIPDYMDVYDFTPIQFPADAQDSEWKTTHFDFHSIHDNVLKLDILGHDDPTVIRMLQDLSGIDPLTIPTDDPEVMKIFGGTDVLNVTSEQIQSKTGTLGIPEFGTRFVRGMLEQTKPTTFAELLQISGLSHGTDVWLGNAEELIREKNIPLSEVIGCRDDIMVYLMHNGVEDGLAFKIMESVRKGKGIPDEWQKEMRAEKVPEWYIDSCLKIKYMFPKAHAAAYVLMALRVAYYKVHFPILYYAAYFSVRATDFELAAMCQGKESIKVKMKEITDKGLDASTKEKNVLTVLELANEMVERGMNFQMIDLDKSDAKDFVIEGNSLIAPFRAVPSLGFNVANQIVEARLDKPFLSKEDLGKRGKVSKTVIEYMNENGVLKGMPDENQLSLFDLF, from the coding sequence ATGAGTTTAAACCCAGAAGAGTTATTTCAGAAATTACTAGAGCAAATTGGCTTGAAAAATACAATTGAGTACCAACCTTATTTTAAAAAAGGTGAAATAAAAAAAGTAACGGTGCATAAAACTTCGAAAATATGGCATTTTAATCTTTCATTTGAAGATGTTTTACCTTTTGAAGTTTACCAACTATTTATTGAAAAATTGCAATTAACTTTTAGTTCTATTGCGACTATAGAAGTTTCGATTGAAGCAATAAACCCTAAAATAACGATTGAAAAACTTGAACAATATTGGCCTTCGGTGGTTAAAAAAAGTGGCGTTTCTTCACCATTATGCAATCGTGCTTTTCAAGAACAATTGCCCTTACTAAGTGGAAAAAAAATTCTCTTTTTAGTAGAGAATGAAGTAGTAAAAGGTCATTTAACCAATCAGTATTTGCCACCTGTAGAAATAGCTTATCAAAGTTTGGGATTTCCATTATTTAAAATAGAACCAACTATTGATGAAGAAAGCTACAATAAAAAGATAGCCGAATTTAAATCAAAAAAAGAAGAAGCAGATGAATTATTAAGCATACGAGCAGGTGAGAACCTAAAAAAAGCAGAAGAGGAAAAGAAATATAATAAAGAAAAAGGTATTGAAAACATAGCCAAAGGACCAATTGTTTTAGGCCGTAAGATAGCAGATAAAGAAGAAATAAAGCAAATGGATCAAGTTATAGAAGAGGAAAGACGAGTAACGATTGAAGGATATGTATTTGATGTGGAGATTCGTGTTCTTCGTTCTGAACGACAATTATTGATTGTCAAGATAACGGATTATTCTTCATCTTTTACAGTTAAAAAATTCTCTAATACACCAGAAGATGAAGCAGCTTTTGCAGCAATTAAAAAAGGAATGTGGGTAAAAGCACGTGGAAGTGTCCAAGAAGATAATTTCATGCGAGATCTAGTACTAAATGCCCAAGATATTTCTGAAAGCTTTCATGAGGAACGAAAAGATCTGGCTTCACAAGGAGATAAGCGGGTTGAAATGCATTTGCATAGCAATATGAGTCAAATGGATGCAACAAACAATATCACTGATTTAGTCGCTCAAGCAGCTAAATGGGGACACCCCGCTGTAGCGATTACGGATCATGCCGGTGCACAGTCTTTTCCAGATGCTTTTCGTGCTGGACAAAAACATGGGATAAAAATATTATATGGTATAGAAGCCAATATCGTTGATGATGGTATCCCAATTGCTTATCATCCTAGTGATAGAGAGTTAGCTGAAGCAACATATGTGGTATTTGACGTAGAAACAACGGGATTATCAGCTGTTTACAATAAAATCATTGAGCTATCAGCCGTTAAAATGTATAAAGGAAATGTCATTGAAAAGTTTGAACACTTTATTGATCCAGGACATCCTTTATCTCAAACAACCATCAACTTAACAGGTATTACAGATGAGATGGTCAGAGGCTCAAAAACTGAAAAAGAAGTATTGCTATTATTCGAAGACTTTGCAAAAAATCATATCTTAGTTGCGCACAATGCAAGTTTTGATATGGGTTTTTTAAATACTAGTAATGCCAGACAAGAACTAGCTGAAAATGTTAATCCAGTTATTGATACGCTAGAATTATCTAGATTTCTTCATCCACAATTAAAAAGTCATAGACTAAATACATTAGCTAAAAAATATGGTGTAGCCTTAGAACAACACCATCGAGCTATTTATGATGCCGAATCTACGGGTTATCTTTGTTGGCTATTTTTGAAAGAGGCCGAAGAAGATCATCAAATCGTTAACCACAATCAATTAAATGACCGCATTGGTGAAGGAGATTCTTACAAACGTGCGAGACCTTTTCATAGTACGATTATCGCTACAACGCAAATAGGCTTAAAAAACTTATTTAAATTAGTTTCTTTATCGATGACCCAATATTTTTTCAGAACGGCAAGGATTCCTCGTTCAGAGTTAATTAAATTGCGAGAAGGCTTAATAGTCGGATCCGCCTGCAATCAAGGTGAAGTATTTGAAGCGATGATGCAAAAAGGTGTTGAAGAAGCGGAAAAAAAAGCAAAATTCTATGACTTTATAGAAGTTATGCCTAAAGAAGTTTATGCACCTTTACTTGAACAAGAATTAGTTAATTCAGAAAAAGATTTAGAAGACATTATCCGGAATTTAGTTCAAATTGGAGAAGAACTGAATAAGCCAGTTGTTGCTACTGGTAATGTTCACTATTTGAATCCAGAAGATTATATTTATCGGAAAATACTCATTAATTCTCAAGGTGGAGCAAATCCGTTGAATAGAAGTGAGTTGCCTAAAGTTCATTTTAGAACAACGGAGGATATGTTGGAGGCCTTTTCTTTCTTAGGTAAGTCAACAGCACACAAAATCGTTGTCGAAAATACTCAAATGATAGCTGAATCTGTTGAAGAAATGACACCCGTGAAAACAGAATTATATACGCCTAAAATTGAAGGTTCAGAAGAAGAAATTCGTAAATTAAGTTACGATGAAGCGCATCGTTTATATGGAAATCCTTTACCAGATATTATTGAAAAAAGAATTGAAAAAGAATTAACAAGTATTATTGGAAATGGTTTTTCTGTAATTTATTTGATTTCACAAAAACTAGTTCACAAAAGTCTTTCAGAAGGCTATTTAGTTGGTTCACGTGGATCAGTTGGATCTAGTTTTGTAGCGACTATGACTGGGATTACAGAAGTCAACCCGATGCCACCACATTATCGTTGCCCAAAATGTAAATACTCCAAGTTTTTTACAGACGGTTCAGTTGGTTCAGGTTATGATTTACCTGAGGAAACTTGTCCGAATTGCCAGATTAGATTGCACAAAGATGGACATGATATTCCCTTTGAAACTTTTTTAGGTTTTAACGGCGATAAAGTTCCTGATATCGATTTAAATTTCTCTGGTGATTATCAATCAAAAGCACACGACTATACAAAAGTCCTTTTTGGAGAAGAATATGTTTTTCGAGCAGGAACAATCGGTACAGTAGCTGACCGAACTGCCTTTGGCTATGTAAAGGCCTACGAGCGAGATCAAAATTTAACTTTCCGTGCTGCAGAAATTGATCGATTAGCAAAGGGTTCGACTGGCGTTAAGCGTACAACTGGCCAGCATCCAGGTGGAATCATTGTTATTCCGGATTATATGGACGTTTATGATTTTACGCCGATTCAATTTCCAGCTGATGCGCAAGACTCTGAATGGAAAACAACGCATTTTGATTTTCATTCTATTCATGATAATGTTTTAAAATTAGATATATTGGGACATGATGATCCTACCGTTATTCGGATGTTGCAAGATTTATCAGGTATTGATCCTTTAACAATTCCAACAGATGACCCAGAAGTAATGAAAATTTTTGGTGGAACAGATGTTTTGAATGTTACTTCTGAACAAATTCAATCTAAAACAGGAACACTAGGCATTCCAGAATTTGGTACTCGCTTTGTAAGAGGAATGCTAGAGCAAACTAAACCAACAACATTTGCTGAATTGCTTCAAATATCAGGGCTTTCTCACGGGACTGACGTTTGGCTAGGCAATGCAGAAGAGTTAATACGTGAAAAAAATATTCCTTTATCTGAGGTTATTGGATGTCGTGACGATATTATGGTTTACTTAATGCATAATGGTGTAGAAGATGGGTTAGCCTTTAAAATTATGGAATCTGTGCGTAAAGGTAAAGGTATTCCAGATGAATGGCAAAAAGAAATGCGGGCTGAGAAAGTACCAGAATGGTACATTGACTCTTGTCTAAAAATCAAATATATGTTTCCTAAAGCCCATGCTGCTGCTTACGTTTTAATGGCTCTTCGGGTGGCTTACTACAAAGTCCATTTTCCTATTTTATATTATGCTGCTTATTTTTCTGTACGTGCGACTGACTTTGAACTAGCGGCGATGTGTCAGGGAAAAGAAAGTATTAAAGTTAAGATGAAAGAAATAACTGATAAAGGTTTAGATGCATCAACAAAAGAGAAAAATGTTTTAACAGTACTAGAATTAGCAAATGAAATGGTAGAGCGTGGTATGAATTTTCAAATGATTGATTTAGATAAATCTGATGCAAAAGATTTTGTCATAGAAGGTAATTCTTTAATTGCACCCTTTAGAGCTGTACCAAGTTTAGGTTTTAACGTGGCAAATCAAATAGTAGAAGCAAGATTGGATAAACCTTTTTTATCTAAAGAAGATTTAGGTAAACGTGGAAAAGTATCTAAAACGGTTATTGAGTATATGAATGAGAATGGTGTCTTAAAAGGTATGCCAGATGAAAATCAGCTTTCTTTGTTTGATTTATTTTAA